Proteins found in one Neofelis nebulosa isolate mNeoNeb1 chromosome 3, mNeoNeb1.pri, whole genome shotgun sequence genomic segment:
- the MFHAS1 gene encoding malignant fibrous histiocytoma-amplified sequence 1 isoform X4, whose product MAGKDSGNLKTVRLWRDAALRARKLRSNLRQLTLSAAGGCPGADAEQLDSPDAPQLVLPANIGDIEVLNLGNNGLEEVPDGLGSALGSLRVLVLRRNRFARLPPAVAELGHHLTELDVSHNRLTALGAEVVSALRELRKLNLSHNQLPALPAQLGALAHLEELDVSFNRLAHLPDSLSCLFRLRTLDVDHNQLTAFPRQLLQLAALEELDVSSNRLRGLPEDISALRALKILWLSGAELGTLPSGFCELASLESLMLDNNGLQALPAQFSRLQRLKMLNLSSNLFEEFPAALLPLAGLEELYLSRNQLTSVPSLISGLGRLLTLWLDNNRIRYLPDSIVELTGLEELVLQGNQIAVLPDNFGQLSRVGLWKIKDNPLIQPPYEVCMKGIPYIAAYQKELAHSQPAVQPRLKLLLMGHKAAGKTLLRHCLTEERVDGNQGGGDKEKSYLPAAPSVSKGIEVTSWTADASRGLRFIVYDLAGDESYEVIQPFFLSPGALYVLVVNLATYEPPRFPTTVGSFLHRVGARVPHAVVCIVGTHADLCGERELEEKCLDIHRQIALQEKHDAEGLSRLARVVDEALARDFELRSASPHAAYYGVSDKNLRRRKAHFQYLLNHRLQILSPVLPVSCRDPRQLQRLRDKLLSVAEHREIFPNLHRVLPRSWQVLEELHFQPPQAQRLWLSWWDSARLGLQAGLTEDRLQSALSYLHESGKLLYFEDSPALKEHVFHNLTRLIDILNVFFQRDPSLLLHKLLLGTSGEGEGEGESSPPAAAPTPGQELLRTTQLHHYVEGFLLHGLLPAHVIRLLLKPHVQAQQDFQLLLELLEKMGLCYCLNKPKGKPLNGSTAWYKFPCYVQNDVPHAEAWINGTNLAGQSFVAEQLQIEYSFPFTFPPGLFARYSVQINSHVVHRSDGKLQIFAYRGKVPVVVSYRPAKGVLQPDTLSIASHASLPNIWTAWQAITPLVEELNVLLQEWPGLHYTVHILCSKCLKRGSPNPHAFPGELLSQPRPEGVAEIICPKNGSERVNVALVYPPTPTVISPCSK is encoded by the coding sequence GCTGCGGAGCAACCTGCGCCAGCTCACCCTCAGCGCGGCCGGGGGCTGCCCGGGGGCCGACGCCGAGCAGCTCGACTCCCCCGACGCCCCGCAGCTCGTGCTGCCGGCCAACATCGGGGACATTGAGGTGCTGAACCTGGGGAACAACGGCCTGGAGGAGGTGCCCGACGGGCTGGGCTCGGCGCTGGGCAGCCTGCGCGTCCTGGTCCTGCGCAGGAACCGCTTCGCCCGGCTGCCCCCGGCCGTGGCTGAGTTGGGCCACCACCTCACCGAGCTGGACGTGAGCCACAACCGGCTGACCGCCCTGGGCGCGGAGGTGGTGAGTGCCCTGCGGGAGCTGCGCAAGCTCAACCTCAGCCACAACCAGCTGCCCGCCCTGCCGGCCCAGCTGGGGGCCCTTGCCCACCTGGAGGAGCTGGACGTCAGCTTTAACCGGCTGGCGCACCTGCCCGactccctctcctgcctcttccGCCTGCGCACCCTCGACGTGGACCACAACCAGCTCACTGCTTTCCCGCGGCAGCTGCTGCAGCTCGCGGCCCTGGAGGAGCTGGACGTGTCCAGCAACCGGCTGCGGGGCCTACCTGAGGATATCAGTGCCCTGCGTGCCCTCAAGATCCTCTGGCTGAGCGGGGCCGAGCTTGGCACCCTGCCCAGCGGCTTCTGCGAGCTGGCCAGCCTGGAGAGCCTCATGCTGGACAACAACGGGCTGCAGGCTCTGCCCGCCCAGTTCAGCCGCCTGCAGCGACTCAAAATGCTCAACCTCTCCTCCAACCTCTTCGAGGAGTTCCCTGCCGCGTTGCTGCCCCTGGCTGGGCTGGAGGAGCTCTACCTTAGCCGCAACCAGCTCACCTCCGTGCCATCCCTCATCTCGGGCCTGGGCCGGCTGCTCACCCTCTGGCTGGATAACAACCGGATCCGCTACCTGCCCGACTCCATTGTGGAGCTGACCGGCCTGGAGGAGCTGGTGCTGCAAGGGAACCAGATCGCAGTGCTGCCGGACAACTTTGGCCAGCTCTCGAGGGTGGGCCTGTGGAAGATCAAGGACAACCCGCTGATCCAGCCCCCCTACGAGGTCTGCATGAAGGGGATCCCCTACATCGCAGCCTACCAGAAGGAGCTGGCTCATTCACAGCCGGCCGTGCAGCCCCGCCTCAAGCTGCTTCTGATGGGCCACAAGGCTGCGGGGAAGACCCTTCTCCGCCACTGCCTCACGGAGGAGAGAGTGGATGGAAACCAAGGAGGAGGGGACAAGGAAAAGAGCTACCTGCCTGCGGCTCCTTCTGTGAGCAAAGGCATCGAGGTGACCAGCTGGACGGCGGACGCTTCGCGGGGGCTGCGGTTCATTGTGTACGACTTAGCCGGGGATGAAAGTTACGAGGTGATccagcccttcttcctctccccaggaGCCCTTTATGTGCTGGTGGTGAACCTGGCCACCTACGAGCCACCCCGCTTTCCCACCACCGTGGGCTCCTTCTTGCACCGGGTGGGGGCCCGCGTGCCTCACGCAGTGGTGTGCATCGTGGGCACGCACGCAGACTTGTGTGGGGAGCGGGAGCTGGAGGAGAAGTGCCTGGACATTCACCGCCAGATCGCCCTGCAGGAGAAGCACGACGCTGAGGGGCTGAGCCGGTTGGCTCGGGTGGTGGACGAGGCCCTGGCCCGGGACTTCGAGCTGCGCTCCGCCAGCCCCCACGCAGCCTACTACGGGGTTTCCGACAAGAACCTTCGGCGGCGCAAGGCCCACTTTCAGTACCTGCTCAACCACCGGCTGCAGATCCTCTCCCCGGTGTTGCCCGTTAGCTGCAGGGACCCTCGCCAGTTACAGCGCCTTCGGGACAAACTGCTCTCGGTCGCGGAGCACAGGGAAATCTTCCCCAATTTACACAGAGTGCTGCCTCGGTCCTGGCAGGTGCTGGAGGAACTGCATTTCCAGCCGCCCCAGGCGCAGCGACTGTGGCTGAGCTGGTGGGACTCCGCTCGCCTGGGCCTGCAGGCGGGGCTGACCGAGGACCGGCTGCAGAGCGCCCTTTCCTACCTGCACGAGAGCGGCAAGCTGCTCTACTTCGAGGACAGCCCAGCCCTCAAGGAGCACGTCTTCCACAACCTCACCCGCCTCATCGACATCCTCAATGTCTTCTTCCAGAGGGATCCTTCCTTGCTGCTGCACAAGCTGCTTCTAGGGACCAGCGGCGAGGGTGAGGGCGAGGGGGAAAGTTCCCCGCCGGCGGCGGCGCCCACCCCGGGCCAGGAACTGCTCCGGACCACCCAGCTCCATCACTATGTGGAGGGCTTTCTGCTTCATGGGCTCCTGCCAGCCCATGTCATTCGGTTGCTGCTGAAGCCTCATGTCCAGGCCCAGCAGGACTTTCAGCTGCTGCTGGAGCTGCTGGAGAAGATGGGACTCTGTTACTGCCTCAATAAACCCAAGGGCAAGCCTTTGAATGGGTCCACGGCCTGGTACAAGTTCCCATGCTATGTGCAGAATGACGTGCCCCACGCAGAGGCCTGGATCAACGGGACCAACCTGGCCGGACAGTCTTTTGTGGCCGAGCAGCTGCAGATTGAATATAGTTTTCCCTTTACCTTCCCGCCCGGGTTGTTTGCACGCTACAGCGTCCAGATCAACAGCCACGTGGTACACAGATCGGATGGTAAACTTCAGATCTTTGCATATAGAGGGAAGGTTCCTGTGGTGGTCAGTTACAGACCTGCCAAGGGGGTCTTGCAGCCAGACACTCTGTCCATTGCCAGCCATGCCTCGTTACCAAATATATGGACGGCGTGGCAAGCCATAACCCCCTTGGTAGAGGAACTGAATGTCCTACTTCAGGAATGGCCTGGACTGCACTACACCGTGCACATTCTCTGTTCTAAGTGCCTTAAGAGAGGGTCGCCCAATCCACACGCTTTCCCAG